From Cinclus cinclus chromosome 2, bCinCin1.1, whole genome shotgun sequence, one genomic window encodes:
- the LOC134057839 gene encoding basic proline-rich protein-like: MPLPRKSRITNGQAARPAEGSRPVQAERSRHPDATQPCGVPRRHPGESEEGAAASGASHPCPPQPRRGTRHSSRCPDGNVIPSSSCPLPGRTWGSGDNTSPPPPPPPPRQAGRAGAGPRPTLCRPPPRTAPGRKLATPACPPARAPRAPRAPAPAELPAAGKGGSAGADVTPGARRGVSPPRDPRGGRGASRDPRPPVPEGKGAAPPSSAAEPRAGSAPRRCRSAPSCGRDPRPAEPPCPAALSRLLPGPSQYPRRSRDRWGPFPSAAGVNRTLVPPAPPNFGVSPPRAVSLPIPTDGPEG, translated from the coding sequence ATGCCGCTTCCTCGGAAATCCCGAATAACGAATGGACAAGCAGCCCGACCCGCCGAGGGATCTCGGCCGGTTCAAGCGGAGCGCAGCCGTCACCCCGACGCCACCCAGCCGTGCGGGGTCCCCAGGCGGCACCCGGGGGAGTcagaggagggggcagctgcAAGCGGGGCGTCCCACCCGTGCCCGCCGCAACCACGGCGGGGGACCCGACACTCTTCTCGGTGCCCCGATGGAAATGTtatccccagctcctcctgcccgcTCCCCGGCCGCACCTGGGGAAGCGGGGACAATACGagcccccccccgccccccccccccccaaggcaggcaggcagggcgGGAGCCGGTCCCCGTCCAACATTGTGCCGCCCTCCTCCCCGCACGGCGCCGGGCCGCAAACTCGCAACTCCCgcctgcccgcccgcccgcgccCCCCGGGCCCCGCGCGCCCCTGCCCCCGCCGAACTTCCCGCCGCAGGGAAGGGGGGCTCCGCGGGCGCTGACGTCACGCCGGGAGCGCGGCGGGGGGTGTCCCCGCCCCGGGACCCccgcggcgggcgcggagccTCGCGCGACCCCCGCCCCCCCGTTCCGGAGGGAAAAGGCGCTGCGCCGCCGTCCAGCGCAGCCGAGCCCCGGGCGGGCAGCGCCCCCCGGCGTTGCCGGAGCGCTCCCAGCTGCGGCCGGGACCCCCGCCCCGCCGAGCCCCCGTGCCCCGCGGCGCTGTCCCGGCTCCTTCCCGGCCCCTCGCAGTATCCACGCCGGAGCAGGGACCGCTGGGGACCCTTCCCCAGCGCCGCCGGGGTTAATCGCACTCTCGTCCCTCCTGCCCCCCCCAACTTTGGTGTTTCTCCCCCCCGCGCCGTCTCGCTCCCCATCCCGACAGACGGACCGGAGGGCTAA